In Diorhabda sublineata isolate icDioSubl1.1 chromosome 4, icDioSubl1.1, whole genome shotgun sequence, a single window of DNA contains:
- the LOC130442390 gene encoding eukaryotic translation elongation factor 1 epsilon-1 has protein sequence MVINASTYLKPISTLLKVKLDNTKSKIPTSETTVKIFNLLKKSNSPLGPQNQIEKIQIQQWIEYAQVYGVHVDSSYNAKIVLKELNNILALKTYLVSHRLTIADILFFYMLLRVMETLSNLDKEKYLNVCRWFDNIQNDTLLRDNNKIIDFRSNFLATLVPAKH, from the exons ATGGTTATTAATGCAAGTACTTACTTAAAACCTATATCTACGTTACTAAAAGTAAAATTAGATAATACCAAAAGTAAG ATACCAACTTCGGAGACGacagtaaaaatatttaatttgctaaaaaaatccAACTCTCCATTAGGTCCccaaaatcaaattgaaaaaatccaaATACAACAGTGGATTGAATATGCTCAAGTATATGGTGTTCATGTTGATAGTTCTTATAatgcaaaaattgttttaaaa gaacttaataatattttagccCTCAAGACATACTTAGTTTCACATAGGTTAACAATCGCTGAcatattattcttttatatgCTTTTAAGAGTAATG GAAACTTTATCGAATCTTGacaaggaaaaatatttgaatgtttgcAGGTGGtttgataatatacaaaatgaCACATTATTAagagataataataaaatcatagaTTTTAGATCTAATTTCCTAGCTACATTGGTACCAGCAAAACATTAA